The Amycolatopsis mongoliensis genome includes a window with the following:
- a CDS encoding shikimate dehydrogenase, translating into MLGKPVAHSLSPVLHGAAFAALGLTGWTYERIETSAEELPGLVAGLGPEWAGLSVTMPGKRAALDHADEVTSRAAAVGAANTLVHTAKGWLADCTDVDGVTGALRVAGGYEPSPADTAVVLGAGGTAAAAVVGLAALGVRQVRLVVRDPARAAETLDAAKRASLDVDVLRWSDADFAALGSAAVLVNTVPPDAVLPHVADLAAIAHVLDVIYHPWPTPLAEAVAARGGRLATGLDMLLHQAFGQAEHFTGRPAPRAAMRDALRAATGNMLPLPID; encoded by the coding sequence GTGCTGGGCAAGCCGGTGGCACACTCGCTGTCCCCGGTGCTGCACGGCGCCGCGTTCGCCGCGCTCGGCCTGACCGGCTGGACCTACGAGCGGATCGAGACGAGCGCCGAGGAGCTCCCCGGCCTGGTCGCCGGCCTCGGCCCCGAGTGGGCCGGGCTCTCGGTGACCATGCCGGGCAAGCGCGCGGCGCTGGACCACGCGGACGAGGTGACGTCGCGCGCGGCCGCGGTCGGCGCGGCCAACACCCTGGTCCACACGGCCAAGGGCTGGCTCGCGGACTGCACCGACGTCGACGGCGTCACCGGGGCACTGCGCGTGGCAGGCGGCTACGAGCCGTCGCCGGCGGACACCGCGGTCGTGCTCGGTGCGGGCGGTACGGCGGCCGCCGCGGTGGTCGGGCTCGCCGCGCTGGGCGTGCGGCAGGTGCGCCTGGTCGTGCGGGATCCCGCACGGGCCGCCGAAACCCTGGACGCGGCGAAGCGGGCCTCGCTCGACGTCGACGTGCTTCGCTGGTCCGACGCGGACTTCGCGGCCTTGGGGTCCGCGGCGGTGCTGGTGAACACCGTGCCGCCGGACGCCGTCCTCCCGCACGTGGCCGACCTCGCGGCGATCGCGCACGTCCTCGACGTCATCTACCACCCGTGGCCGACGCCGCTCGCCGAGGCCGTCGCGGCGCGCGGCGGCCGGCTCGCGACCGGGCTGGACATGCTGCTGCACCAGGCGTTCGGGCAGGCCGAGCACTTCACCGGCCGTCCGGCCCCGCGGGCGGCGATGCGCGACGCCCTGCGCGCGGCCACCGGGAACATGCTGCCGCTGCCGATCGACTGA
- a CDS encoding GrpB family protein: MTSQEALSEDEIETGWVAGEAPQLNSTVTLVDYDPEWPRLFEREAERIRGVLGEQVLVLEHVGSTSVPGLCAKPCVDILLEVPDSDDEDAYLPALVAAGYRLVIREPDWEKHRCFKGPDTNINLHVYSPGNGQTPRYRLFRDRLRSHPEELALYAAKKRELGSREWKYIQQYADAKTEVVEEIIGRARAEQYDGYSEAYAEHAEKSITNAYYDRPAIVDLAGDVEGLSVLDVGCAAGHLSALLAERGAGVLGIDSSAGMVAVAREKFGDVARFEQVDVSRPLELPDASIDVITASLVLHYLPDWGPTLSEFRRVLKPGGALVFSVHHPGEDWRWFDKDDYFQLELLEDDFGLDGKPHPVRFYRRPLSWTFQAVRDAGFAVDRLVEPMPSPEAAELDPKWAANLRTKPRFLYFRAVSPS; encoded by the coding sequence ATGACCAGCCAAGAAGCGTTGAGCGAAGACGAGATCGAAACGGGGTGGGTGGCCGGCGAGGCGCCGCAGCTCAATTCCACGGTCACCCTCGTCGACTACGACCCGGAGTGGCCGAGGCTCTTCGAGCGCGAGGCCGAGCGGATCCGGGGCGTGCTGGGCGAGCAGGTGCTCGTCCTGGAGCACGTCGGGTCGACGTCGGTGCCGGGCCTGTGCGCCAAGCCCTGCGTCGACATCCTCCTCGAAGTGCCGGACTCCGACGACGAGGACGCCTACCTCCCGGCACTGGTGGCCGCCGGCTACCGGCTCGTGATCCGTGAGCCGGACTGGGAGAAGCACCGCTGCTTCAAGGGCCCGGACACGAACATCAACCTGCACGTGTACTCGCCGGGCAACGGCCAGACACCGCGCTACCGGCTCTTCCGCGACCGCCTGCGGTCGCACCCGGAGGAGCTGGCGCTCTACGCGGCGAAGAAGCGTGAGCTGGGTTCACGGGAGTGGAAGTACATCCAGCAGTACGCCGACGCCAAGACGGAGGTGGTCGAGGAGATCATCGGCCGCGCGCGAGCCGAGCAGTACGACGGCTACAGCGAGGCCTACGCCGAGCACGCGGAGAAGAGCATCACCAACGCGTACTACGACCGGCCGGCGATCGTGGACCTGGCGGGCGACGTCGAAGGCCTGAGCGTGCTGGACGTCGGCTGCGCGGCCGGGCACCTCAGCGCGCTGCTGGCCGAACGCGGCGCCGGCGTCCTCGGCATCGACTCGAGTGCGGGCATGGTCGCCGTGGCGCGCGAGAAGTTCGGGGACGTCGCCCGCTTCGAGCAGGTCGACGTCTCCCGGCCGCTCGAGCTGCCGGACGCCTCGATCGACGTCATCACGGCGTCACTCGTCCTGCACTACCTGCCGGACTGGGGGCCGACGCTTTCGGAGTTCCGCCGGGTGCTGAAGCCCGGCGGGGCGCTGGTGTTCTCGGTGCACCACCCGGGCGAGGACTGGCGCTGGTTCGACAAGGACGACTACTTCCAGCTCGAACTGCTCGAAGACGACTTCGGCCTCGACGGGAAACCGCACCCGGTCCGGTTCTACCGGCGCCCGCTGAGCTGGACGTTCCAGGCGGTCCGGGACGCCGGGTTCGCGGTCGACCGGCTGGTAGAGCCGATGCCGTCACCCGAGGCGGCCGAGCTGGATCCGAAGTGGGCGGCGAACCTCCGGACGAAGCCGCGGTTCCTCTACTTCCGGGCGGTCAGTCCTTCTTAG
- a CDS encoding TetR/AcrR family transcriptional regulator has protein sequence MAKSEETRSLIVTTAMRLFTENGYDRTTMRAIAAGAGVSVGNAYYYFSSKEQLIQGFYDEIARQHLDAARARIGGETAFAARLKTVLLCWLDIAEPHHRFGTQFFVNAADPESPLSPFSDDSSAAREASIGLMREVVDGSDVKLDPELRDQLPELLWLYQMGVVLFWVHDRSAGQKRSRMLVERSVPLIARLAALSRLRVFRPVSREIVDLIQDLAKKD, from the coding sequence GTGGCCAAGAGCGAGGAAACGCGGTCCCTGATCGTCACGACCGCGATGCGGCTGTTCACCGAGAACGGCTACGACCGCACGACGATGCGCGCGATCGCCGCCGGAGCGGGCGTCTCCGTCGGGAACGCCTACTACTACTTCTCCTCGAAGGAACAGCTGATCCAGGGCTTCTACGACGAGATCGCGAGACAGCACCTCGACGCGGCCCGTGCCCGGATCGGCGGCGAGACCGCCTTCGCCGCCCGCCTGAAGACCGTGCTGCTGTGCTGGCTGGACATCGCCGAGCCCCACCACCGCTTCGGCACGCAGTTCTTCGTCAACGCGGCCGACCCGGAGTCGCCGCTGAGCCCGTTCAGCGACGACTCCTCGGCCGCCCGCGAAGCGTCGATCGGCCTCATGCGCGAGGTCGTCGACGGCTCCGACGTCAAGCTCGACCCGGAACTGCGCGACCAGCTGCCCGAGCTGCTCTGGCTCTACCAGATGGGCGTGGTGCTGTTCTGGGTCCACGACCGCTCGGCCGGGCAGAAGCGCAGCCGCATGCTGGTGGAGCGCAGCGTCCCGCTGATCGCCCGGCTGGCCGCGCTCTCCCGGCTGCGGGTGTTCCGCCCGGTCAGCCGGGAGATCGTCGACCTCATCCAGGACCTCGCTAAGAAGGACTGA
- a CDS encoding D-2-hydroxyacid dehydrogenase family protein, translating to MRIAILDDYQDVALTFGDWDSLKADITVFTEPLTDVAEQLRGFECVVAMRERTRFPAEVLDRLPDLKLLVSTGPRNAAIDVAAARRNGVVVSKTGYLGEPTAEHTWALILAASRNLPQEFRNMREGGWQTTVGTMLHGKTLGLLGLGRLGAGAAKIGQVFGMETIAWSQNLTQEKADPHGVTAVSKEELFARSDVLSIHLVLSGRTRGLVGAAELAAMKPSALLVNTSRGPIVDEAALVDALRRKEIRAAALDVYDVEPFPADHPLRTMDNAVLTPHLGFVARETYEIFYGDAVEDIAAYQAGDPIRVMTE from the coding sequence ATGCGGATCGCGATTCTCGACGACTACCAGGACGTCGCCCTGACCTTCGGTGACTGGGACTCGCTCAAGGCGGACATCACGGTCTTCACCGAGCCCCTCACCGACGTCGCCGAGCAGCTCCGGGGCTTCGAATGCGTGGTCGCGATGCGGGAGCGCACCCGGTTCCCCGCCGAGGTGCTCGACCGCCTGCCCGACCTGAAGCTGCTGGTCAGCACCGGCCCGCGCAACGCGGCCATCGACGTCGCCGCCGCGCGGCGCAACGGCGTCGTCGTGTCGAAGACCGGCTACCTCGGCGAGCCGACCGCCGAGCACACCTGGGCGCTGATCCTCGCCGCGTCGCGGAACCTGCCGCAGGAGTTCCGGAACATGCGCGAAGGCGGCTGGCAGACGACCGTCGGGACCATGCTGCACGGCAAGACGCTCGGCCTGCTCGGCCTCGGCCGGCTCGGGGCCGGCGCGGCGAAGATCGGGCAGGTCTTCGGCATGGAGACGATCGCCTGGAGCCAGAACCTGACGCAGGAGAAGGCCGATCCGCACGGCGTCACCGCGGTGTCCAAGGAGGAGCTGTTCGCCCGCTCGGACGTGCTGTCGATCCACCTCGTGCTCAGCGGGCGCACCCGCGGCCTGGTCGGCGCGGCCGAGCTCGCCGCGATGAAGCCGTCCGCCTTGCTGGTGAACACCTCACGCGGCCCGATCGTCGACGAAGCCGCGCTGGTGGACGCGTTGCGCCGCAAGGAGATCCGGGCGGCGGCGCTGGACGTCTACGACGTCGAGCCGTTCCCGGCCGACCATCCACTGAGGACGATGGACAACGCGGTCCTGACACCGCACCTCGGGTTCGTCGCCCGTGAGACCTACGAGATCTTCTACGGCGACGCCGTCGAGGACATCGCGGCCTACCAGGCCGGGGACCCGATCCGCGTCATGACCGAGTAA
- a CDS encoding alpha/beta hydrolase, whose translation MKPLLAALLLLLAACSAPQAAPAPPAPSPAAAEAPPALGTNGAAVPALRWTPCHGKFQCAAASVPLSYREPKGTAITLSVIRLPAGDPGRRLGSLFFNFGGPGTDGVGELTRFADRYPDELRARFDLVSFDPRGIGGSAPVSCPGADHAPAPGSPLRQPDAFFAASAAPGKACAAGSGALLSHLSTANVARDLELLRQAVGDATLNFYGYSYGTYLGGTYANLFPDKVRAMTLDGTLDLVANATGKPGQEKEPVDVRADVAGAQQQELDQFFAVCAAAGPKCAFSGGDPKAKFAGVFARASRGTGVGSLMKTVDSALYQSGRWKRLAQTLAAMPSDSGAASPVLDPYVPTHSPAFLAVQCVDSDNPASPADYAALAARESARQPYFGLGSVFSMAQCVGWPAHDDDRYTGPWNRARKNPILVLNNRFDPATPLHNAQATAAELGDGRVLVVDGYGHTSLDAPSACASAAVVRYTTDLAAPAEGTTCAPDAVPFS comes from the coding sequence GTGAAGCCGCTCCTCGCCGCGCTGCTGCTCCTGCTCGCCGCCTGCAGCGCGCCCCAGGCCGCACCCGCGCCCCCGGCGCCGTCCCCGGCCGCCGCCGAGGCCCCGCCGGCGCTCGGCACGAACGGCGCCGCCGTGCCGGCGCTGCGCTGGACGCCCTGCCACGGCAAGTTCCAGTGCGCGGCCGCGTCCGTGCCGCTGAGCTACCGCGAGCCGAAGGGCACCGCGATCACGCTCTCGGTGATCCGGCTGCCGGCGGGCGACCCGGGCCGGCGGCTCGGCTCGCTGTTCTTCAACTTCGGCGGCCCGGGCACCGACGGCGTCGGCGAGCTGACGCGGTTCGCCGACCGCTACCCCGACGAGCTGCGGGCCCGGTTCGACCTGGTGAGCTTCGACCCGCGCGGGATCGGCGGGTCCGCCCCGGTCAGCTGCCCCGGCGCGGACCACGCGCCCGCCCCGGGTTCGCCGCTGCGGCAGCCGGACGCGTTCTTCGCGGCGAGCGCGGCGCCGGGCAAGGCGTGCGCGGCCGGCTCGGGTGCACTGCTGAGCCACCTGTCGACGGCGAACGTGGCCCGGGACCTGGAGCTGCTGCGCCAGGCCGTCGGCGACGCCACACTGAACTTCTACGGCTACTCCTACGGCACGTACCTGGGGGGCACGTACGCGAACCTGTTCCCGGACAAGGTCCGCGCGATGACCCTCGACGGCACGCTCGACCTGGTCGCGAACGCCACCGGGAAACCGGGGCAGGAGAAGGAGCCGGTCGACGTCCGCGCCGACGTCGCCGGAGCGCAGCAACAGGAGCTCGACCAGTTCTTCGCGGTGTGTGCCGCGGCCGGGCCGAAGTGCGCGTTCTCCGGCGGTGACCCGAAGGCGAAGTTCGCCGGGGTCTTCGCGCGGGCGTCGCGTGGCACGGGCGTGGGCTCCCTGATGAAGACCGTCGACAGCGCGCTGTACCAGTCCGGCCGGTGGAAACGGCTCGCGCAGACGCTCGCGGCGATGCCGTCCGATTCCGGTGCCGCTTCGCCGGTACTCGACCCGTACGTGCCGACGCACTCCCCCGCGTTCCTGGCCGTCCAGTGCGTCGACAGCGACAACCCGGCGTCGCCCGCGGACTATGCGGCGCTAGCCGCTCGGGAAAGCGCGCGTCAGCCGTACTTCGGGCTGGGCTCGGTGTTCTCGATGGCCCAGTGCGTCGGCTGGCCCGCGCACGACGACGACCGGTACACGGGCCCGTGGAACCGAGCGCGCAAGAACCCGATCCTGGTGCTGAACAACCGGTTCGATCCCGCGACGCCGCTGCACAACGCCCAGGCGACGGCGGCCGAACTGGGCGACGGCCGGGTGCTGGTCGTCGACGGGTACGGCCACACGTCGCTGGACGCGCCGAGCGCGTGCGCCTCGGCGGCCGTCGTGCGGTACACCACGGACCTGGCGGCGCCGGCCGAGGGCACCACCTGCGCGCCGGACGCGGTCCCGTTCTCGTGA
- a CDS encoding endonuclease/exonuclease/phosphatase family protein: protein MKRFAAGLSVAALVALSVPATADAGFGTNVRFATFNASLNRAAAGQLVTDLSTPGNAQAQKVAEVVQRNRADVQLINEFDYVPGNRAADLFRRNYLAVGQHGARPIDYPYAYTAPVNTGVPTGFDLDRDGTIGLGNDAQGFGTFEGQYGLLVLSKYPIDLAHVRTFQKFLWKDMPGALLPDDPATPAPHDWYSPAELTVLRLSSKSHWDLPLKIGRSTVHFLVSHPTPPSFDGPEDRNGTRNNDEIRFWADYVTPGKGGYIYDDHGHRGGLGAAERFVVAGDNNSDPLDGDSVPGAIEQLLNARRVIETHPGSRGAVLASQAQGGANAGQKSDPFFDTGDFNDVAPGNLRTDYVLPSKGLLPWYAEVFWPVPSDPLSRLNDASDHHLVRVDVLVPLR from the coding sequence GTGAAACGCTTCGCCGCCGGCCTGTCCGTGGCCGCGCTCGTCGCCCTGTCCGTGCCCGCCACGGCTGACGCGGGCTTCGGGACCAACGTCCGCTTCGCCACCTTCAACGCTTCGCTGAACCGCGCGGCCGCCGGGCAGCTGGTGACCGACCTCTCGACGCCGGGCAACGCCCAGGCGCAGAAGGTCGCCGAGGTCGTGCAGCGCAACCGCGCCGACGTCCAGCTGATCAACGAGTTCGACTACGTGCCGGGCAACCGGGCCGCGGACCTGTTCCGCAGGAACTACCTGGCCGTGGGCCAGCACGGCGCGCGGCCGATCGACTACCCGTACGCCTACACGGCGCCGGTCAACACGGGCGTGCCGACGGGCTTCGACCTCGACCGCGACGGCACGATCGGCCTCGGCAACGACGCCCAGGGCTTCGGCACGTTCGAGGGCCAGTACGGACTGCTCGTGCTGTCGAAGTACCCGATCGACCTCGCGCACGTCCGGACGTTCCAGAAGTTCTTGTGGAAGGACATGCCGGGCGCGCTGCTCCCGGACGACCCGGCCACGCCGGCGCCGCACGATTGGTACAGCCCGGCCGAGCTGACCGTGCTGCGGCTGTCGTCGAAGTCGCACTGGGACCTGCCGCTGAAGATCGGCCGCTCGACGGTGCACTTCCTGGTTTCCCACCCGACGCCGCCGAGCTTCGACGGCCCGGAGGACCGCAACGGCACCCGCAACAACGACGAGATCCGCTTCTGGGCCGACTACGTGACGCCGGGCAAGGGCGGCTACATCTACGACGACCACGGCCACCGCGGCGGCCTGGGCGCCGCGGAGCGCTTCGTGGTGGCGGGTGACAACAACTCCGACCCGCTCGACGGCGACAGCGTCCCGGGCGCGATCGAGCAGCTGCTGAACGCGCGTCGCGTGATCGAGACGCACCCGGGCAGCCGCGGCGCGGTACTGGCGTCCCAGGCCCAGGGCGGCGCCAACGCCGGCCAGAAGAGCGACCCGTTCTTCGACACGGGCGACTTCAACGACGTCGCACCGGGCAACCTGCGGACGGACTACGTGCTGCCGTCGAAGGGCCTGCTGCCGTGGTACGCGGAGGTGTTCTGGCCGGTGCCGTCCGACCCCCTGTCCCGGCTGAACGACGCCTCCGACCACCACTTGGTCCGCGTGGACGTCCTGGTGCCACTACGGTGA
- a CDS encoding serine hydrolase domain-containing protein, producing the protein MDSVRLIDEWPVDNAATAVVTADGSVAGSHGDTARKFRLASVTKPLTAYAALIAVEEGVVELDTPAGPGGSTVRHLLAHTSGLAFDAHKAMAEPGTRRLYSNAGFEQLADALAEHSGIPFAQYQAEALFGPLGMTSTALEGSPASGAVSTVDDLAAFAAELQSPKLLDPATVAEATNVVFPGLSGVLPGFGHQKPNDWGLGFEIRDHKSPHWTGANSSPRTFGHFGQSGTFLWVDPDAGAACVALTDRAFGPWAAEVWPRYTDAVLAELSA; encoded by the coding sequence ATGGACAGCGTGCGCCTGATCGACGAGTGGCCGGTGGACAACGCCGCGACGGCCGTGGTGACGGCGGACGGGAGCGTCGCGGGCAGCCACGGCGACACCGCGAGGAAGTTCCGGCTGGCCTCGGTCACCAAGCCGCTGACCGCCTACGCCGCGCTCATCGCCGTCGAAGAGGGTGTCGTCGAGCTCGACACCCCGGCCGGCCCCGGCGGCTCGACCGTGCGGCACCTGCTCGCCCACACCTCGGGGCTCGCCTTCGACGCGCACAAGGCCATGGCCGAGCCGGGCACGCGGCGGCTCTACTCCAACGCCGGGTTCGAGCAACTGGCCGACGCGCTGGCCGAGCACTCCGGCATCCCGTTCGCGCAGTACCAGGCCGAAGCGCTGTTCGGCCCGCTCGGCATGACGAGCACGGCGCTCGAGGGGTCCCCCGCGTCCGGCGCGGTGTCCACTGTGGACGACCTGGCCGCGTTCGCCGCCGAGCTGCAGTCGCCCAAGCTGCTGGACCCGGCCACCGTCGCGGAGGCGACGAACGTCGTCTTCCCCGGCCTGTCCGGGGTGCTGCCCGGATTCGGGCACCAGAAGCCCAACGACTGGGGCCTCGGCTTCGAAATCCGCGACCACAAGAGCCCGCACTGGACCGGCGCGAACAGCTCGCCGCGCACCTTCGGGCACTTCGGCCAGTCCGGCACGTTCCTCTGGGTCGACCCGGACGCGGGCGCGGCCTGCGTCGCGCTGACCGACCGCGCGTTCGGCCCCTGGGCCGCCGAGGTCTGGCCGCGCTACACCGACGCCGTCCTGGCGGAATTGAGCGCGTGA